The region TGGTCAAGAACAGTACGACCACCATCACCAAGACGACGGTCAAGAAGGAACTGACCACCAACGGCCTCAAGATCACCAAGATCACCAAGACGACCAAAATAACCAAGAATTCCAAGGGTGTCGTGATCAAGAAGGTCGTCACGACGACCAAGAATGTCAAGTTCATCAAAATCGCTGGAAACAACGGCAACAACAATAATGAATAGCAGCCGCTAGGACCGGGCTGAAGAACGTCGTCCGGGCGGTGCGGGGTGCGCGGTGAGCCGCGTACCCCGCACCGCTGTGCCGTTTTCAGACGCTGTTGCGGCCGATGCTCGCACCGCCGTCGACGCGCAGGATCTGGCCGGTGATGAAACCCGCCTTCTCGGAGAGCAGGAAGGCGATGGCGGCTGCGAGCTCGTCCGGGCGCCCGAACCTTCCCATGGGAACGGTCGCCAGGTAGCGGGCGGCTGAGGCCGACCCGGGCGGGTTGTTCTCCCGGAACAACTCGGTCTCGGTGGGGCCCGGGGCGACCGCGTTGACGGTGATCCCGTGTGCGGCAAGCTCTCCGGCCCAGCCTCGCGTCAAGAACTCCAGGGCGGCCTTGGCCGCACCGTAGGACGTTCGATCGGGCAGCCCCAGGGTGACCAGGCTGGTGACGTTCACCACGCGGCCCCAGGACCGCTCCAGCATGCCGGGCAGGACGGCCTGGACGATCTGGACCGCGGTGCGCACGTTCATGTCGAGAACCGCGTCGAGGTCGGACAGAGCGACCTCCCCGACGGGCGCGGGCCGCACCATCCCCACATTGTTGACCACGGCGTCGACCGGCCCCGCGCCCATCACTTCGCCCAGGACCTGATCGGTGGCCGCACGGTCGGCAAGGTCGGCTTCGTGGAACTCGCCGGGAAAGGACTGCGGTGCGCTGCGGGCGATGCCCACGAGGGTGTGGCCTTCTCCTGCCAGCTGCTCGGCGAGGGCGCGGCCGATGCCTTTGGACGCGCCCGTGACGAGTACTCGTCTGCGGATCACGGGTTCACTCCTTCGCTGCGCTGATCTGCGCATCGATCGTGTGTGGGGGGCGGGTGGGTTCGCCTCAGGCGGCCGATCGGAGGCCGGATGTGTGGGGGAGGTTCTGTTCGGCCCAGACGACCTTGCCGCCCGGTATCGGGCGGGAGCCCCACCTGCGGGACAGGTTGGTGACGAGGAAGAGGCCGCGGCCGTTCTCGTCCATGGTGCGTGCGCGACGCGGACGCGGGGTGCAGGGACCGGTGTCGGACACTTCGCAGGTCAGGACTTGGTGCCGGACGAGCCGTAGCTCGATCTGTCCGGTGCCGTGGCGGATGGCGTTGGTGACGAGTTCGCTGACGATCAGTTTCGTGGCGTCCTGAAGACCTTGCAGGCCCCATTCCGTCAGCTGTCGTGCGGCCAGGGTGCGGGCGCTGCTGACGGCGGACCGGTCACCGGGCAGTGTCCAGGAGGCGACCCGGGCCGGGCCGAGGGAGCGGGTGCGGACGAGCAGGAGTGTGACGTCGTCGCACGGTGCCTGGTCCGGAAGGGACTGCGTTGCGATGTCGCAGAGGTCTTCAAGAGACCGGCCCGGTTGTGCGAGGACGCTGCCCAGCCGGCGCATTCCCTCTTCGATGTCGTGGTCGCGGGTCTCGATCAGGCCGTCGGTGTACAGGGCGAGGATGCTTCCCTCGGCCAGTTCCAGTTCCACGGATTCGGGAGGGTCCCCCAGGCCGACACCCAGGGGGGCTCCGGGGGGAAGGCCGAGGTACGTGACCTGCCCCTGCGGGTCGATGATCGCGGGCGGGGGATGCCCGGCGCTCGCCATGGTGCACCGGCGGGTGGCCGGGTCGTAGACGGCGTACAGGCAGGTGGCGCCCACCACCGCGGGGGGCTGGTCCGGGGTGTCGGCGTCTTCCTCGCCCAGCCGTTGGACCGTGTCGTCGAGCTGGGCCAGCAGTTCGTCGGGAGGCAGCTCCATGGCGGCGAGGGTGTGGACGGCGGTGCGGAGCCTGCCCATGGTCGCGGCGGCGTGGAGGCCGTGTCCGATCACGTCGCCGACGACGAGCGCCACCCGTGCGCCGGACAGCGGGATCACGTCGAACCAGTCGCCGCCGACACCGTGGTCCAGGTCCGCGGGCAGGTAGCGCGACGCCGCCTCGACCGCTGTGCCGCCTGTCAACCGGCGGGGCAGCAGATGGCGTTGCAGCGTGAGGGCGGCGGTGTGTTTGCGGGCGTACTGACGGGCGTTGTGCAACGACTGCGCGGCGCGGCCGACGAGTTCTTCGGCCAGGAGGAGATCGACCTCATGGAACGGCACGGGATCCTTCGTGCGGACGAACAGCGCCACGCCCAGCAGGGAGCGCCGTACACGGATGGGTACGATCATGATCGAGTGCGCGCCGTGCTCACGGACGCTGCGCGCCAGTTCCGGCATCTCGTCGATCCATGCGCCCGAGGCGGTGTCCAGGACCGGCTCCAGGAAGGACTTCCCGGCACGCAGGACGTCGGTGAAGGGTGAGACCGGCGGCACGAACACCGGCTCGCCGCACGCCCAGGGGGATTCCGGGACCCCCTGGTGGATCGAGGCCAGACCGGCACGCCGGAGACCGGGGAGATGCTTGCCCGTCGCGCCGATGCGGACCGGGGGCCCCTCCCCGAACGAGATCGACTGCTCCAGGTCCACGGCGACGTGGTCGGCGAGCAACGGCACGGCCAGGTCGGCCAGTTCCTGGCTGGCCTGCGTCACATCCAGGGTGCTGCCCAGACGCGTACTGGCCTGGCTGAGGACGGCGAGGCGCTCACGCGTCCGCCGGCTCGCGGTGACGTCAGCGCCGATGATGCACACCCCCAGCGCTCGGCCGTCGGCGCCCTGGAGGCACTGGAACGAAACCGCGAACTGGTGCTCCGGGCCCTGACTCGTCGGCAGCCACGTCCGGTACTCGTGGATCTTGGTCGCACCGTTCTGGAGAACCTGCCGCATCACCGCCTCGATGGTTTCGGCATTGACACCGGGCAGTACCTCGGTGAATCGACGTCCGAGACGTCGGTCACGGGAAAGGCCGTCGTGGTTCTCGGCAACGTCGTTCACGTAGGTGGACCGCAGTTGCCGGTCGCGAATGCCGACACCGATCGGCGCGCGGGCGAGAAGCGGTCCCCGCACCGATCTGTCGATCGCGTCCCCGGACTGCGGGACGGCGTCGGTCACGGACGCGAGCCATCGCGCTGTCCCGTCCTGACCGTGCAGCATCGTGAGCCGTACGCTGGCGTCGAGTACGCGGCCGTCCCCGTGGCGCACTGCCGTCGCCCCTGACCACCCGTTCTCGGCACGGCACCGCTCGACAAACGCTGATGTCGTCGTCGCTTCCTTGAAAGACGGCAGCACGAGTGCGGCGGACCGGCCCACGACGTCCCCGGCACAGAATCCGACGAGCCGCTCGGCGGTGTGTGTCCATGCGGCGACCATCCCCTGCTCGTCGAGCAGCGCGATGGCCGTGTCGGATATGTCGGACGCGTTCAACTGCTTACCGAGTGTCACTGCGTCGAGGCTGGTCGTAGTCGTCAAGTGCTGTCCTCGGGAGTCTGGGAAAGCCGGCGGTGCGGGGCTCCAGCGATGTGCCCCTTTTCTCCCCTAATGACCGGATAGTGGTTGGTTTTGTGACAGCGCTGCAGCCGTGACTGGTACAGCTCCCGTCATCCAGGTCGGCGCAGGGCTGCGGAGGGCGCCGGTCCTGGGCTCAGGCCGGCCGGCCCAGCGCTGTTGCCAGCGGTTCCAGCACGGCGGCGGTGCAGGGCGGCGGCAGATAGACGATGGCAAGCTCCGCACCGGCCTCGCCGAGCTCGGCGGCGCTGGCCGCCGTCGCGGCCGGATCGCCGCTGAACCGCACCTGGCTCGACAGCAGGATCTCCGCCGGGCCCCGGCGGACGTCGGCGCAGTACTGGTGGAGTACGTCGCGCGCGGATGAACCGCCCGACCGTGCCGCTGTCGAAGTTCCAGTGCTGTGCGAAGCGGGCGGCGGTGCGCAGGGTGCGCTTCTCGCCGCTGCCGCCGATGCACAGCGACGGGTACGGCCGCTGCACGGGCTTGGGGTTGCAGCGGGCGCCGGTCAGCTCGTAGGAGCTGCCTTTGAACGTCGTGCTCTCCCGGCTGAGCAGACCGGTGATGACCTCGCACGCCTCCTCGAACCGGTCGCTGCGCTCTTTCGGGGTGCCCAGCTCGATGCCGTAGGCACTGGACTCCTCCTGGTTCCAGCCGGTCCCGAGGCCGAGCTCCAGCCGGCCGCCGGACACGATGTCGAGCGTTGCCGCCATGTGTCGTTGGCGGCCCGCCACACCTGGAGCATGGCGTCCCAAGTCGTACTCTGCGGTGACGTCTTGAAAGCAAAACGCATGCGGCCACGCTAGTGCGAGGCGCGTTCCTCCCCGGACCGGGGAGCGGTCCGGACCCCGGCTGTCGAGAGTGCTCATGCCGTCGGGCCGCCAGGACGTCCGGCACCCGTTCCCCGTTCCCCGGACGTCGCAGGGCGCCGCGAAGCGCTCGCCGCGACGGCCGTGCCGGTCAAGGCCGAAGCGGTCCGGCTGGTTCGGGAGTTCTGGCGCCTGCTGTCAGTCGCCGATGCGATGATCCCCGCACACGACAGCGAAGGAGGCCCCTCTTGGGCAGCGGGGACATCGGGCCCCTCGGCGACGACGTCAGGGCAATCGGGCTCGTGTGCAGACCGGGGCCGCCGCAATGAGCTACAACCTGAGCCTCTACCGGTTCTTGGACGGTGAGCCGGCCGAGCCGGACATGGACGTGGTCCGGGCGGTCCTTTCGCCCTGCGACGCCGCGCCCGAGAAGGCGGCCGAGGGCGATACGGAGTTCTGGATCCGTGCCGCCGACGGCAGCGAGGCCGAGGTGTTCGTCTTTGGCGGCGGCATCGGCGTCGAACGCCCGCAGACCGGCGACGTGTGGAAGATCATCATCGAGCTGGCGGACCGGCTCGGCGCGGGGATCCTCATTCCCGACGGCACGCTCTTGTGCCGTGAGGACATGCGGGGACACCTTCCCGAGGGCCTGGAGAGCGATGCTGTTTTCGTCCCGGAGATCACCCTCGAAGTCTTCGAGAGGGCCGCGGGGCCCTTCAGCCCTCCGCTGACCTGATGTTCGGCCCCGCGCAGGGAACTTCACCCCCTCCGCCGCAGCCCCGACCCGGCAGCGGGGTACAGACCGGATCGCCCCCGACTACAACTACTTCCTCTCCGACCAGGGCAGCGGGTGCGGGGGCGCGATCAGGATCACCGACATCTACGGAGAACCGCTGGTGCTCAACGGGATCGCCCTGCGGCCGGACGCCGTGCAGCCGACGCGCGTTCAGTTTGCCCAGCACTGACCCCCGCCGACCGAGCGGTCGAGCCCGGCCCCGGCCCGCGCGCCGTGACGCGGCCCGGAACGTCCTGTCAGGCGTTCTTGAACTGCGCGGTGACGGCGGCCACGCGCTTGCCCTGGTAGACGGCGGCGGCACGGGCGGTGTCGTCGACGGGGACCGCTCCCTGGCCGTTGACGTGGCTGGTGCCGTAGGGGTTGCCGTCGGCGAACTTCACGGGGTCGGTGTACCCGGGCGTGACGATGATGCCGCCGAAGTGGTGGACGGAGTTGTACAGGGCCAGCAGCGTGGACTCCTGCCCGCCGTGCGCGGTGGCGGTGGCGGTGAAGCCGCTGTAGATCTTGTCGGCCAGCTTGCCCTGGGCCCACAGGCCGCCGAGGGTGTCGATGAACTGCTTGAGCTGGCTGGCGATGTTGCCGAACCGGGTGGGGGAGCCGAAGATGACGGCGTCCGCCCACTCGATGTCGTCCGGGGTCGCCATGGGGATGTCCTCGGTGGCCACCATGTGCGCCGCCCAGGCCTCGTTGGTGGCGATGGCCTCCTTGGGGGCCAGTTCGGCGACGCGCAGAAGCCGTACCTCCGCGCCTTCCTTGCGGGCGCCCTCGGCCACCGACTCCGCCAGCTCGTGGACCGTCCCGGTGGAGGAGTAGTAGATCACTGCGACTTGGGAGACATCAGAAGGTCCCTTTCTTCTTCTGCCGGCGCGACGGCGCGAGTCGCCGTGCTGAGGGCCGGGCGCGTGGTCGCGTTCGTGATGGGGCCGGCGGTGGGACTGGTGGTGGGGTGAGCGGTGGCGGTCAGGGAGAGCCGCAGCCGGCGCGCCGCCATCCCGCGGGCGGCTGTCAGGCCGTGGCGGTGCCGGTCGACGGTCGCCGAGGCCGAGAGCCGCAGCGATCCGTCCCTGACGGTCAGTGAGTCGATCGTCAGCCGGAGGGGAGCCCGGTGCCCACGGACCGTGAGCGATCCCTCCACCGTCCAGATGCCGTCGTCGCCGCGGACCGCCCCGCTCGACTCGAAGCGGATGGCCGGGTGCCGGTCCGCGTCCAGGAACGCGGGCGAGCGCACGTGATCGTCGGCGAGCCGCACCGGTGTGGAAACTGCCCGCCGCGACGACCGCGTGCACGGCCGACCCGGGCACCGGCTCGGCGACGGAGATGCTCGCCGACTCCAGCGTGAAAGTGCCGTTCACCCTGCCGAGGCCGAACAGGTGCCGGGTGGTGAAGGTGATGGACGATCGCGCCGGATCGACCTGGTAGGTCCCGGCGGGCGGCAACTGGACACTCATGCCCTTCTGGCCTCTCACTCGTCGTCGCACACGGCGATCCCCGGCAGATTGTTCCTTGCGTAAGCAAGCATCTCTAGGGTGGTGATGCTTTGTCGAGCAAGTAAATTGAGGCTTGTCGGGCCAGTGCCCGCAGGCGTGCCATGGTCGACTGGATCCCGCGACCGCCAGCCCGTTCGCCGCGCAGGCGCAGGCGCAGGCGCAGGTGCGGTCGGCCGTCGGCCGGCCCTGTCGGCGCCGCAGGCTGCGCGGGGCCCGGGATCCGATCACCGCTTGAGCTTGCTTGCTTGAGCATGTAAGCTGCACGGATGAGTGACGTTGATCCGCTGGCCGCCGAGGAAGAGCGATTCTGGCGTGCCCTGATGCGCGTCATCATCGCGCTCCCGCGCTCGCTGGACGACGATCTGCTGCGGGCCACGGGTCTGACGCTCACCGAGTACGTCGTCCTCATGAGTCTCTCCGAAGCGGAGAACCAGGAGCTGCGGATGACGGATCTCGCCGCGGCCAGCGCCCTGTCGGCAAGCCGGATCACCCGGATCGTGGACACGCTCCAGGCCCGGGGCCAGGTGACCAAGCGGCGCCACGAAGGCGACGGGCGGGGCAATGTGGCCTCTTTGACCCCCGAGGGGCTGAAGCGTCTTCAGGCCGCCTACCCCGTTCATCTGGCGAGTGCCCGTAAGCGGGTCGTCGACCAGCTCGACGGACGCTCCCTGCCCGCTCTGGTGAGGCAGTTCGAGGCCGTTGTGAAAAAGCTGGACTGAACCAGGCCACGGACGGCCGTGTCCCGGTCCGGTCGGCCATCAGTCCGCGCTCGGCGAAGAGCCACCCGCCGTCCTGTTCGACAAATTTCGTCGCCGCCCGCGCGGTGGAGCCGACGCGGACCGCACCAGCGCCGGGCGGTCCGCGCCGCGCTCCCCGGCGCCGGGGGTTCCCCACGCCCCGTCAGGCCCGGTACACGCGACGTTCCGTCAGGCCCGGTACACGCGGCGGGCGATGTGCTCCGCGATCATGATGGTGGTCGCGTTGGTCACGGTGGACGGGACCTCCGGCATGATGGAGGCGTCCACGACGCGCAGCCGCTCGACCCCCTTGACCGCGCCCGACTCGTCGACCACGGACCATTCGTCCTCGGGCCCTCCCATGGGCACGGTCGAGGTGGGGTGACCGTAAGTGGAGATCCCGGCCTCGATCGTGTCCAGCAGTTCCTCGTCGCCCCGGACCGCGTCGCCGGGAACGAGTTCGCCGGCCAGTACCCGTGCGAACCGCGGCGTGCCCACGAGGCCGCGCACGAGCTTCACGCCCTCCAGCATGCGGCGGCGGTCCCTGGCGGTGGCGAGGTAGTTGTCGTCGATGACCGGAGCGGCGTAGGGGTCCCGGCCGGCCAGGCGGAGGGAGCCTCGTGACTCCGGCCGGGTGACGGCCGTCGCCAGGAGCAGGGCTCCGCCGGTCGGACTGAAGGAGCCGTCCAGCAGGTGCACGGCCACGATGCCGAGGTCCAGTTCGCCGGCCTGAGCCTCGGTCGAGGCGCACCACAGACCCGCCGAGAAGGCGTCCGTCATCGTCTGGTGCCCGGGCGCCAGGGCGAACAGCGAGTGGAAGAAGGGATGGTCCTGCAACCGCCGGCCGACCGGCAGGTCGGCGACCACACCGATGCCCAGTGCCCGCAGGTCCTTCGCCGGTCCGACGCCGGAGCGCAGCAGGATGGCCGGACTGCCGTAGCTGCCGGCGGCGAGTATCACCTCGGCGGCCCGGTACACGGTGCCGGAGGCACTCACCACGCCGCGCGCCGTGCCGTCCTTGATGAGTACGGTGTCGGCGGTGACCTCGCTCAGCACCCGGAGATTGGGGCGCTGGCGCACCGGTGGCGTCAGATAGGCCAGGGCGGTGTTCTGCCGCACCCCGCCGACGATGTTGACGGGATAGCCGCCGACGCCCTCCTGCTCGGCCCCGTTGAAGTCCTCGACACGCCGGAACCCGCGGTCCGCCGAGCCGTCGACGAACGCCCGCAGAGGCGACGTGAGTTGCTCGTAGGACCACTGGCGGACGGGGAAGGGGCCCAGGCGCCCGTGGTAGGCGTCGTCGCCGGCCGGTGTGTTCTCCATGCGCCTGAACGTGGGGAGGACGTCCTCGTAGGACCAGCCCTTGATGCCGTAACGGTCCGCCCAGGCGGCGAAGTCCCCGGGACGCGCCCGGATGGCCACCCCCGCGTTGACGGCGGAACTGCCCCCCATGGTCCGGCCGCGCGGAGCGGGGATGCCCGGGGCCCGGTCGGTGCCCCGCGCGGTGTAGCCCCAGTCGTGGTCCGGATCGGCCAGCAGATGCGGGGTCCGCAGCCCGTGGGGGAACTGCCCCGCGGGGTAGTCCGGGCCTGCCTCGATCAGCAGGACCTCGCGCTGCGGGTCCTCGCTGAGCCGGGCAGCGAGCACGGCGCCCGCGGATCCGCCTCCGACGACGATGACATCGGCGTCCTTGCCCGGCCGGTCGTTGCTGTCACTTCACGGACTTTCCTCCGAGGACTTGTCAGTGGATGCTCTTTGAATGCTTCTTCAAGCAAATTGATACTGCGGGGTTGGTCAGGTTCCTGCCACGTACTGAGGTCGGGGATGCGGTGCCTCAGAGGTGCGGTATCTCAGAAATGCGCTGCCTCGGGAACGACGCGTTCTCCGAGCAGCTGGAGGGCCGCCTGCTGGTCGGCTCCCCGTACCGGGCCGATGACGTGGTCGATGCCGATCCGGTGCAGCCGGCGCAGTTCGGCGAGCAGGCCCGGCACGTGCTTGCCCCGCGGCCCGGGGTCGAGGGGGAGGAGGACGGTCTTCTCGATCGTGTCGTAGTCCCGCCCGGCCCGGTCGCAGTGTCCGCGCAGCACGTCGAGTTTGTGCCGGAGGTCCGGTCCGTGGAAGAGGTTGCAGGCGTTGCCGTACTCCGCGACGAGCCGCAGCGTCTTCTGCTCGCCGGACCCGCCGATCAGGATCGGCGGGTGGGGGCGCCGTACCGTGGCGGGGGAGTTGAGGGTGCGCTCGAGCCGGTAGTGGCGGCCGTTGAAGGGCCCTTCGTCGTCGCTCCACATCTGCAGGCAGATCCGCAGCGTCTCCTCGAGGCGTTCGAACCGCTCGGCGACGGGCGGGAAGGGCAGGCCCAGTCCGCGCGCCTCGGCGACGTTGAACCCCGCGCCGACACCGATGCCCAGGGCCGCCCGGCCCTCGGACAGCACGTCGAGCGTGGTGACCATCTTGGCCAGCAGGCCGGGCTCGCGGTAGCCGGCCGAGGTCACCAGGGCGAGAAGCTCCACGCGTTCGGTGCTCGCCGCCAGGTAGCCCAGCGTGGTGTACGCCTCCAGCATTTCCTGTTCGGACGTCCCCACGATCCCGATCTGGAAGAGATGGTCCATGACGGCGATGCGTGTGAACCCGTACTCCTCCGCGGTGCGGGCGAGCCGGCCCACGTGACGTGCGATGCCTGCCGGGCCCTGGGGCTGGGTGAAGTCAGCGATGGCCATGCCGAGGTTCATGCGGGCTCCCG is a window of Streptomyces sp. NBC_00271 DNA encoding:
- a CDS encoding GMC family oxidoreductase; protein product: MVVGGGSAGAVLAARLSEDPQREVLLIEAGPDYPAGQFPHGLRTPHLLADPDHDWGYTARGTDRAPGIPAPRGRTMGGSSAVNAGVAIRARPGDFAAWADRYGIKGWSYEDVLPTFRRMENTPAGDDAYHGRLGPFPVRQWSYEQLTSPLRAFVDGSADRGFRRVEDFNGAEQEGVGGYPVNIVGGVRQNTALAYLTPPVRQRPNLRVLSEVTADTVLIKDGTARGVVSASGTVYRAAEVILAAGSYGSPAILLRSGVGPAKDLRALGIGVVADLPVGRRLQDHPFFHSLFALAPGHQTMTDAFSAGLWCASTEAQAGELDLGIVAVHLLDGSFSPTGGALLLATAVTRPESRGSLRLAGRDPYAAPVIDDNYLATARDRRRMLEGVKLVRGLVGTPRFARVLAGELVPGDAVRGDEELLDTIEAGISTYGHPTSTVPMGGPEDEWSVVDESGAVKGVERLRVVDASIMPEVPSTVTNATTIMIAEHIARRVYRA
- the wrbA gene encoding NAD(P)H:quinone oxidoreductase, which translates into the protein MIYYSSTGTVHELAESVAEGARKEGAEVRLLRVAELAPKEAIATNEAWAAHMVATEDIPMATPDDIEWADAVIFGSPTRFGNIASQLKQFIDTLGGLWAQGKLADKIYSGFTATATAHGGQESTLLALYNSVHHFGGIIVTPGYTDPVKFADGNPYGTSHVNGQGAVPVDDTARAAAVYQGKRVAAVTAQFKNA
- a CDS encoding SDR family oxidoreductase, whose amino-acid sequence is MIRRRVLVTGASKGIGRALAEQLAGEGHTLVGIARSAPQSFPGEFHEADLADRAATDQVLGEVMGAGPVDAVVNNVGMVRPAPVGEVALSDLDAVLDMNVRTAVQIVQAVLPGMLERSWGRVVNVTSLVTLGLPDRTSYGAAKAALEFLTRGWAGELAAHGITVNAVAPGPTETELFRENNPPGSASAARYLATVPMGRFGRPDELAAAIAFLLSEKAGFITGQILRVDGGASIGRNSV
- a CDS encoding LLM class F420-dependent oxidoreductase — encoded protein: MNLGMAIADFTQPQGPAGIARHVGRLARTAEEYGFTRIAVMDHLFQIGIVGTSEQEMLEAYTTLGYLAASTERVELLALVTSAGYREPGLLAKMVTTLDVLSEGRAALGIGVGAGFNVAEARGLGLPFPPVAERFERLEETLRICLQMWSDDEGPFNGRHYRLERTLNSPATVRRPHPPILIGGSGEQKTLRLVAEYGNACNLFHGPDLRHKLDVLRGHCDRAGRDYDTIEKTVLLPLDPGPRGKHVPGLLAELRRLHRIGIDHVIGPVRGADQQAALQLLGERVVPEAAHF
- a CDS encoding MarR family winged helix-turn-helix transcriptional regulator is translated as MSDVDPLAAEEERFWRALMRVIIALPRSLDDDLLRATGLTLTEYVVLMSLSEAENQELRMTDLAAASALSASRITRIVDTLQARGQVTKRRHEGDGRGNVASLTPEGLKRLQAAYPVHLASARKRVVDQLDGRSLPALVRQFEAVVKKLD
- a CDS encoding SpoIIE family protein phosphatase; its protein translation is MTTTTSLDAVTLGKQLNASDISDTAIALLDEQGMVAAWTHTAERLVGFCAGDVVGRSAALVLPSFKEATTTSAFVERCRAENGWSGATAVRHGDGRVLDASVRLTMLHGQDGTARWLASVTDAVPQSGDAIDRSVRGPLLARAPIGVGIRDRQLRSTYVNDVAENHDGLSRDRRLGRRFTEVLPGVNAETIEAVMRQVLQNGATKIHEYRTWLPTSQGPEHQFAVSFQCLQGADGRALGVCIIGADVTASRRTRERLAVLSQASTRLGSTLDVTQASQELADLAVPLLADHVAVDLEQSISFGEGPPVRIGATGKHLPGLRRAGLASIHQGVPESPWACGEPVFVPPVSPFTDVLRAGKSFLEPVLDTASGAWIDEMPELARSVREHGAHSIMIVPIRVRRSLLGVALFVRTKDPVPFHEVDLLLAEELVGRAAQSLHNARQYARKHTAALTLQRHLLPRRLTGGTAVEAASRYLPADLDHGVGGDWFDVIPLSGARVALVVGDVIGHGLHAAATMGRLRTAVHTLAAMELPPDELLAQLDDTVQRLGEEDADTPDQPPAVVGATCLYAVYDPATRRCTMASAGHPPPAIIDPQGQVTYLGLPPGAPLGVGLGDPPESVELELAEGSILALYTDGLIETRDHDIEEGMRRLGSVLAQPGRSLEDLCDIATQSLPDQAPCDDVTLLLVRTRSLGPARVASWTLPGDRSAVSSARTLAARQLTEWGLQGLQDATKLIVSELVTNAIRHGTGQIELRLVRHQVLTCEVSDTGPCTPRPRRARTMDENGRGLFLVTNLSRRWGSRPIPGGKVVWAEQNLPHTSGLRSAA
- a CDS encoding LLM class flavin-dependent oxidoreductase; translation: MAATLDIVSGGRLELGLGTGWNQEESSAYGIELGTPKERSDRFEEACEVITGLLSRESTTFKGSSYELTGARCNPKPVQRPYPSLCIGGSGEKRTLRTAARFAQHWNFDSGTVGRFIRARRTPPVLRRRPPGPGGDPAVEPGAVQRRSGRDGGQRRRARRGRCGACHRLSAAALHRRRAGTAGNSAGPAGLSPGPAPSAALRRPG